In Streptomyces pluripotens, the genomic window CGCCCGCGCACACGCCGCCTGACCTGGCAGCGGCTGACCTTTCTGCCCGCCTTCCTGGTGGCCGTCCTGCTCGCCACCTGGCTGTGGTTCCAGCAGGCCGACCTCGACACGATCTCCAAGAACGCGCTGTCGAACGGCCAGGTCTCCAAGGCCCTGTGGCAGCAGGTGAAACTGGTGGTGATCTCCACGTTCTTCGTGCTGATCATCGCGATCCCCCTGGGCATCCTGCTGACACGCAGCACGTTCCGGAAGGCCACCCCGGTGGCCATGGCCATCGCCAACATGGGGCAGGCGACCCCGGCGATCGGTCTGCTGGCGCTGCTGGTGATCTGGCTCGGAACGGGCACGAAGGCAGCCCTGATCGGCATTGTGATCTACGCTGTCCTGCCCGTGCTGGCCAACACGATCACGGGCCTGAAGGCCAACGACCCGAGCCTGCTGGAGGCGGCGCGCGGTATCGGCATGTCCCCGCTGGGCGTCCTCACCCGCGTGGAACTCCCCCTCGCCGTTCCGCTGATCCTCGCGGGCATCCGCACCGCCCTGGTCCTGAACGTCGGCACGGCGACCCTGGCCACCTTCGGCGGCGGGGGTGGCCTCGGCGTGCTGATCACCACCGGCATCACCACCCAGCGCATGCCGGTCCTGGTGCTGGGTTCCGTGCTCACCATCGCGCTCGCCCTGCTGGTCGACTGGCTGGCCTCACTGGCAGAGGTCATGCTGCGCCCGCGCGGGCTGGAGGTGGAGACGTGAGACGGCGAACCCGTCTGTCACTGGCCGCGCTGCTGGTCCTGGCGTCCGGCTGCGGCCTGACCAGCGGCTCCCCCATGGTCGACGACGTCAAGCCCGGTATCGTCGGCAAGGGCGAGCCCCTCAAGGGCGCCCATCTCACCGTCACCTCGAAGGAGTTCACCGAGCAACTGATCCTCGGCGCGATGATGGGGATCGCCTTCGAGGCGGCCGGCGCGGACGTCCTGGACCGGACCGGCATCCAGGGTTCCATCGGAGCGCGGGAGGCGGTCAAGAGCGGGACCGCGGACGGTATGTACGAGTACACGGGTACCGCCTGGATCACCTACCTGGGCAACAGCAAACCGATCCCGGACCCCCAGAAGCAGTGGGAGGCGGTGCGCGACGCCGACCGGAAGAACGGGATCACCTGGCTGCCCCCCTCCCAGCTGAACAACACCTACGCCCTGGCCATGAACGAGGCCAACTTCAAGAAGTACGGCACGAAGACGCTGTCCGACGTGGCCGCGCTGGCGGCGAAGGACCCGAGCGCCGTCACCCTGTGCGTGGAGAGCGAGTTCGCCAACCGAGCCGACGGGCTGCCGGGCATGGAGAAGGCGTACGGGATGAGCATCCCGGCGCGGAACATCACGCAGATGGACACCGGAATCATCTACACCCAGGTGGCGAAGGGAAGTTGCACCTACGGGGAGGTGTTCACCACCGACGGGCGGATCCAGTCGATGAACCTGACCGTGATGGCCGACGACAAGCACTTCTTCCCCAACTACAACGCGGCTCCCGAGATCAACTCCAAGGCGCTGGAGAAGTGGCCGGCCATCGCCGAGGTGCTGGCACCGGTCACCGCAAGGCTGAACAACACGGTGGCCCAGAAGCTGAACGCCGAGGTGGACGTCGACGGGCAGGACCCGCACCAAGTGGCGCTGAACTGGATGAAGGAGCAGGGGCTCGTGAAGTAGGTGGGGGCACCCGGCGGTCGGTACCACGACACGGCTGCAAAGAAATCCATGCAAAAGAAGCGTTGCAAAGAGCCTTTTGCATAGCAATCTTTGTACGCATGACGGAGGAGCACGACGCACCGAAACACCGCCGGCTGGACGCCCGCTCACTGCGGGGGCTCGCCCATCCACTGCGGATGCAACTACTGGACGCCCTGCGGCACAACGGCCCGGCCACCGCGTCCCACCTCGCGGCACGGCTCGGCGAGTCCAGTGGGGCGACCAGTTACCACCTGCGCCAGCTCGCCGCACACGGCTTCGTCGAGGACGCCCCGGAGCACGGCAAGGGGCGGGAGCGCTGGTGGCGGGCGGTGGACCAGGGGATCGCCTTCGACAGCGACGAATTCGAGGAGGCCGGCCCCGAGGTCCGCGGTCTCGCCGAGGTGTTCCTACAGGAGGTCGCGAGCACCCACGCACGCGATCTCGCCGCCTGGCTCAACACCCGCGCCGACTGGCCCGAGCCCTGGAACCGCTCCTCCTCCGACATGAGCGACGCGACGCTACGCCTCACGCCGGATCTGGCCGCCGAGCTCATCGCCAAGATGCACGCCCTGATCGACGACTACCGGAACCGCGTTCCCGACCAGGGCGCCCCCGGAGCCGAGCACGTACGGATTCACACGCACCTGTTCCCCATCGAGACGGACTGAGAGGAATCACCATGCACACCGAATCCCAGCTCGCCCGCCTGCACACCGCCGACCTGCTCGCCCAGGCCGACGCCCACCGGATCGCCGCCGCGGCGAAGCCCCCGGTCGAACTGCGCACTCGCGTCGGCTGGACCCTGGTCGAACTCGGCCTGCGCCTCGCCTCCGCCCCCGGGCCGGTCCCGGCGACGGCCTGAGCCCACCGGCACCACGCCTAACAGACCGGAACCGGGCCCTTCCCCTTCTCCAGCGCCACCAGCGAGTCGACCGCGCCCTTCAGGGTGGTCACGGGAATCAGCCGCAGCCCCTTCGGTAGCTCCGCCTTGGCATCGGAACACTCCGCCTTCGGCACCAGGAAGACGGTGGCTCCGTCCCGCCGGGCAGCCTGCGTCTTGAGGGCCACACCGCCGACCGGACCGACCTTGCCGGCAGCGTCGATCGTGCCCGTACCGGCGATGTCACGGCCGCCGGTGAGGTCACCGCCGCTGCCGTCGCCGTCCAACTTGTCGATGATCCCCAGGGTGAACAGCAGCCCCGCGCTGGGCCCGCCCACGTCCGCAAGGCTCAGCCGGACCTTGACCTTGTCCCCGCTCAGGTCCAGATACTTCAGCGCCGCCCGGGTCGCCGCGTCCTGGGACTGCTGCATCTGTTCCGCGTTGTGCCGCTCGATCTCCTTGAGGCTGTCGCCGCTGGGGTAGACGGCATCGCGCGGCATGACGGCCCGGTCGGTGCGGAACCAGTTCCCGAGCACGTCACCGAGGGACACCTGGGCGTTCGGCCCGGTGGCCTCGATCGTGGTCATCCGCAGTTGCCCGCTGGTCTTCCGGGTCGGCGCACCGGAGATGGTGATCACCTGGGTGCCCTTGTTCGCGCCGAGCACGTTGGCCGTCATCCCGGGCTGCGCCACCGAGAACGGCAGCGGTGCGAACGCGGCCGTGGCGAGCAGGGCCACGACGGGGAGGGCGCAGATGGCTACGGCCTGGGAGCGTGTGAGACGTGAGAGCACGGAATCAATCTAACGTGATGCCCGTCGCGTCCTGAGCGGCCGCCTCCCGTCCCGTCCTCTGCGGCGACCGTCCGTACCGGGCGCGGTCCTGTCCCTCCCCCGTGCAGCGGCGCCGGATCCCCGGGCGCGGCTGGGGCGAGGAGCGAGGCGGGGCGAGGAGCGAGGCGGGGTGCACGACCGGTGTACGTCCTGCGCATGCCGCCGCGCCCTCCCCACCGCGCGGTGGGGAGGGCGCGGCGGCACCCGTCGACGTCGGGCGACGGCCCGCTGGCCGCGACCAGCGGTCAGCGCAGCGCCTCGGCGACCTCCCGTGCCGCCTCCACCACCCGGGGCCCCACCCGCTCCGGTACGGAGTCCGCGAGCATCACCACGCCCACGCTGCCCTCGACCCCGGTCACACCGACCAGGGGAGCCGCGGCCCCGCTCGCGCCCGCCTCCAGTTCCCCGTGCGTGAGCGAGCACCAGGGATCGGCGGTGGGCGACTGCCGGGCCGCGAGGATCGCCTTGCCGGCCGCGCCCCGGTCCAGGGGGTGCCGGAATCCGGCCCGGTAGGCCACGTGGTAGTCCGTCCACGTCGGCTCGACCACGGCCACGGCCAACGCCTCGGTCCCGTCCACCAGCGTCAGATGCGCCGTGGCACCTATGTCCTCGGCGAGCGACCGCAGCGCGGGCAGCGCGGCTTCCCGCACCAGTGGATGCACCTGGCGTCCGAGCCCCAGCACCCCGAGCCCTACCCGGGCCCGGCCGCCCAGGTCACGGCGTACCAGGGCGTGCTGTTCCAGCGTGGCCAGCAACCGGTACACCACGGTGCGGTTCACGCCCAGTCTGGTGGACAACTCGGTGACGGTCAGCCCATGGTCCGTATCGGCCAGCAGCTTGAGGACGCGTAGTCCCCGGTCGAGCGTCTGAGAGGTCTCCGCGGTCACGACGCCCACTCCTTCGGTGGTGAGGCCGACGGCCCCTGAGCGGCGAACGCGCCACCGAGTCCCGTCGGCGACGCCCTTCAGAGGCCGCCGATCGGCAGGACGGCCCGACGGCTGCGGGCAGAGTCGCTTCACGGCTGCGCTCCGCGGCGGCGCTGCCACGGGGCGTGTGCGTAGCGGGACACTAGCGAAGGCAGTTCGCTGAGCGGAAGCCTTCGTCCAGAATCCGGGCAAGGCAAGATCCGGCCTGCCTGCATTCGTCCGGATACGCACACTGCGCCGGGGAGTCACCTCATGCGGGTGGCCCACTCCTGCACCTTGGCGATCCGCTGCCGCAGCTGTCCCGCCGTCGCTTCCGCGCTCGGCGGTCCGCCGCACACCCGGCGCAGCTCGGTGTGGATCACCCCGTGCGGCTTGCCGCTCTGGTGGACGTAGGCGCTCACCATGGTGTTGAGCTGCTTGCGCAGCTCCATCATTTCCTTGTGGCTGACCACCGGCCGCCGCTCTGCGGGCAGCTCCAGCAGGTCGGCCTCGGAGTCCGGCTTCTTGCGGCTGTGTGCGATCTGCCGGGCCTGCCGTTTGTGCAGCAGCATCTGTACCTGCTCGGGCTCCAGCAGTCCCGGAATCCCCAGGTAGTCCTGCTCCTCCTCGCTGCCCGGGTGGGCCTGCATGCCGAACTCGGCGCCGTCGTAGAGCACCCGGTCGAAGACCGCGTCGGACTCCAACGCCTCGAAGGGCAGCATGTCCTGCTCGCCGGTGTCCTCGTCCTGCTGCTTGTTCGCCTCCTCCAGCTCCTTCTCGGATTCGGCGTACGGGTCCTCCTCGCCCTCCTTCTTCGGCTTGTCGAGGACGTGGTCCCGCTCCTTCTCCATCTCGTTGGCGAAGGTCAGCAAGTCGGGCACGGTCGGCAGGAACACGGAAGCGGTCTCACCACGCCGCCTGGACCGTACGAAACGCCCGACGGCCTGCGCGAAGAAGAGGGGGGTCGAGATGGTCGTCGCGTACACGCCGACCGCGAGCCGCGGTACGTCGACGCCCTCGGACACCATGCGCACGGCGACCATCCACCGCTCGGTGCTCGCGCTGAACTCGTCGATCTTCTTCGAGGCGCCGGCATCGTCGGACAGCACCAGTGTCGCCCTGCTGCCGGTGATCTCCCGGATGAGCTTGGCGTAGGCGCGGGCGGATTCCTGGTCGGAGGCGATCACCAGGGCGCCCGCGTCCGGGATGGCCTTCCTGACTTCGGTCAGCCGCTGGTCGGCCGCACGCAGCACACTGGGCATCCACTCGCCGCGCGGATCGAGCGCGGTGCGCCAGGCCTGGCTGACCGCGTCCTTGGTCATCGGCTCCCCGAGCCGGGCAGCGATCTCGTCGCCGGCCTTGGTCCGCCAGCGCATGTTGCCGCTGTAGGAGAGGAAGATGACCGGCCGCACGACATGGTCAGCCAGGGCGTTGCCGTAACCGTAGGTGTAATCAGCGGCGGACCGCCGGATCCCGTCCTGCCCCTCCGCGTACGTCACGAAGGGGATGGGGTTGGTGTCGGATCGGAACGGGGTACCGGTCAGCGCGAGCCGTCGGGTGGCCGGCTCGAAGGCCTCCAGGCACGCCTCGCCCCACGATTTCGAGTCACCAGCGTGATGGATCTCGTCGAGGATGACGAGTGTCTTGCGCTGCTCCACCCGGTTCCGGTGCAGCATGGGCCGTACGCCGACGCCCGCGTAGGTGACGGCTACGCCGTCGTACTCGCGGCCGAGAGGTCCCGCGCTGTACTCGGGATCGAGCTTGATCCCTATCCGCGCGGCGGCCTCGGCCCACTGCTTCTTCAGGTGCTCGGTCGGCGCGACCACGGTCACCTGCTGCACGACGTGGTGGTGCAGCAGCCAGGAGGCCAGCGTCAGGGCGAAGGTCGTCTTGCCGGCACCCGGGGTGGCGACGGCGAGGAAATCACGCGGCTGCTCCTGGATGTACTTCTCCATCGCCCCCTGCTGCCAGGCACGCAGCTTGCTGGCGGTGCCCCAGGGGGCCCTGCCCGGGAAGGCGGGCGAGAGGTGGTGGGAGTGCGTGGAGGAAGCGGCGGTGGTAGTCACGGTCTCCATAGCAAGGACTAGAACGGCTCGGCCACGTATGACAACCGGGCCACCCTACCGGCGCCGCCCTCCCGTCAACGCCCGGACGAGACGGGGACGGACACGGGTGGGACCCACATCACAGTCGGACAGTCGGCTTGCGGAGCACAGCAACCGCGCTGCGGTCCCTAGGGCGTCCGGATCCGCCCCGACAGACGTCCGGCACGGCGCACTCGGCCTCGTCGGCGCCTCAGCCCGCCTCCAGCGGACGCACCTTCAGGCACGGGCGGGCGCAGACCGCGTACCGGGCGCATCCTCCCGCAACCGCCGCGTCACCCATGCCCCCACCAACGCCACCCCCGCCATCGGCAGGAAGACGGCCGCGAAAGCTGCGGGATGGGCTGCGGGATGGGCTGCACCGGCCGTGGCAGCAGAGCCGTCCACCGGGCTGCCTCCCCCCAAGGCGGCGAAGGCCGCACCGGTCACGCAGAGGAGGACCACGTTGGAGAGGGCGTCGGAGATCTGGAGGGCGGCGGAGTTGGCGCCGGCCTCCTCCGGGGCGGACAACCGGAGAAGCAGCACGCTGGTGGAGGAGATCACCAACCCCATGCCGAAGCAGCCGAAACCCCAGGCGACGGCGACGGTCCACACGGGCACGGAGTGCAGCAGCACGGCCGGCGCGGCCACGATCGCGACGGCGACCAGCACCATCCCGAGCGTCATCAGCGGTTCCCGGTAGGGCATCACGCGTGGCCGGGACTGCACCCAGGAGCCCAGCGCCCAGGTGGCGCCACCGGCCGCCAGCGAGAGCCCGGCGAGTGTCGGCGACAGACCGCGCTGGGTGACCAGCATCAGCGGGACGAAGGACTCGGCGGCGACGAAGGAACCGGCGGACAGTCCACGCAGCAGCACGACGGAGGGCAGCCCGCGGGCCGCCCGGTAGGTACCGTGCGGGAGGAGCCCGCGTATGGCGGGCACGAGCAGGGCGGCCCCGGCCAAGCCGGGAAGCAGGGAGAGCGGGCGCAGGTCCTGGGCGGCGTACTGGAGGAAGCCGGCCCCCAGCGAGACGGCGAGGGCGAGCCGGATGCGCCGGCGGTCGAAGGAGGCCGCGCCCGCCTCCGCACCGACCGGCCCGGAAGTCCGCTGCCGGATCCGGGGCAGGGCGAGGGCGAGCGGGAACACGACGAGAACCGGAATGCCGAGGAACACCCAGCGCCAGCCGAACTGCTCGGTGACGGCGCCGGAGGCCAGGGGGCCGACGACCGAGGGGACCACCCAGCTCGCCGCGAAGGCCGCCATGATCGCTGGCCGCAGCCGTTCCGGGTAGGCGCGGCCGACGACGACGTACAGGGCGACGATGACCAGTCCGCCTCCGAGTCCTTGCACGGCCCGGCCGAGAATGAACACCCACATGACCCGCGCCGTCCCGGCGACGACCAGGCCGGCGGCGAAGGCCCCGATCCCCGTGGTGAGCGCCCCGAGCGGTCCCCGCCGGTCGGACCACTGCCCAGCCAGCACCATCCCGGACAGGCTGGTCGTGAAGTACCCGGAGAAGGCGAACGCGTACAGCGCCACGCCGTCCAGGTCCCGCGCGGCGACGGGCATCGCAGTGCCGACGGCCGTCGCCTCGAAGGCGATCAGCAGCACGACGGAGACGATCCCGACGCTGAGTGCCCGGTACGGCCGGCTCAGTACACCACCGCCCTGTTCGTCAGCTTGGTGCGCGGCGCTGGCGGCACGGGGCTTGAGGGTGCTCATGACCGACAGAGTAAGGCCCGAAACATGAATACACCCCTGTCGAGAGGCTCATCGGTCGTGAGACCTCGGTCCTACGACCCGCACGAACCCGCCACCGCCGTGCGGTAGACCCACGGCGGGTGGCACCCCCTTGAACACCTTCTCGTCTCCGTCCAGGGTCACATCCCGCACACCGGACCGTGTGCCCGAGTGGTTGAGGGGCTCGCTTGGAAAGCGTGTCGGGCGGCAACCCCTCGCGAGTTCGAATCTCGTATCCTCCGCCATGACTCTCACCGGGCAGGCAGTACGTCGAAGGGCCCCACCGCGCAGTGGGGCCCTTCGACGTTGTCCTCAGTCCCCGTTGTCCCGGTTCTTGTCCACAGCGGGTGCCTCCGGGACTCCCCCAGACGGCCTCGGCGATCTTCCGAGCCGTCTTTGAGCATGGCGTCCGGCACGTGCAGGTACCGGACCCGCATGCTCGTGGAGGTGCCCGGCTCCCCCCATCATCTGATTCGATGACCCGGCCCAGGACACGGAGGAGCATGGGCACGGTGGCGAGTTCAGGGCGCGGGTCGGCGTCCTGCGGACGGAGGGGCTCAATGGGGTGATGCGGATACAGGGGCGCCGCCACGGACACGGCATGGATCTACGGCAAGGCGTCGTACGTTGACATGCCGCGCCGCGGAGCGCCAGTCGTTGTGCGCTCCTCCCTGCCTGCCCCAAGCAAACCTGACGGACTGGAGCCCTGACAGGCCCGGTGTCAGGCGAGATGTTCGGCCAGGCGCAAGATGAGGGCTTCCGTGATCGGCCGCAGCCCCATGGAGGCGGACACAACATGGCCTTCGTAGTCGCCGACCTCGATGGCTTCCTGGTTGTTGAAGAGGACCTTGGCGTCGACCGGCAGCAGGGACAGGAACCAGGAGATGGAGACACCGGCCAGGTCTCGTCGCCCTGTGGGGCGAAGTAGAAGCTGGTGATCACCTGCGCGGCTTCGTCGGGGATCACGGCGTGCCTTCTCTCACGCATTATCTTCTTTGACCGCAACTTTGCACCCTCATAACTGATGTTGCAGTTGCGCACTCTGTCGATCAACTAGCGTCGATGGGTCGAACAGCCGACTCAGGGGGAGGAGAGGCCGCCATGGGCGAAACGGGCGACGGCAAGATACTCGACATCAAAATCCACGACCTCAAGGCGACGGCTCCGCATTTCCACACGCACAGCACCGACCTGGCCAAGGCCCTCACCAAGCTCAAGACCGGACTGGCAGCGGCCGGTTCACCTTGGGGTGACGACGAGCAGGGCACCCAGTTCCACGGCCACTACGGCCCGCTCGTGAAGAAGATGGAGAACGCCGCCGACATCCTCGCCCAGGGCCTGCAGAGCATCCACGACGCGATGGCGGACATGGCCGACGGTCACATCGCCAACGAACAGCTCGTCCGCTCGATGTTCAGCAAGATCGACACCACCCCGCACGACACCCGTGGGACCGGCCGGTGAGCGCGGCCGACAAGGCCAAACAGATCGTCCAGGACATGACCGGCATGTGGTGGCCGGACGCCGACGAGAGCGGTCTACGCGACGCGGCCAAGGCGTGGCGCCACTTCGCCGACGACCTGGAAGACGTGACGGCCGCCGCGAACAAGACAGCCCGCGGCATCATCACGCACAACAAGGGCGAGGCGATATCAGCCTTCGACGACCCGTACTGGCGCCGCTACTACTACGAGGGCCATGGCTGGCTCCAGGACATGATCGACGGCGCCCGCGACATAGCCAAGGCCCTTGACCAGTACGCCGACACAGTGCACCACGCGGTCAAGAAGCTGGAGCACGAATGTACACAAGGTCTTCGTTCTCCTACGCCGCGATCCCGACATGCCAAGCGGCTACCGCGTCCACACCGCATACCCGAAAGCCTGAGAGCAAGGACCGCCCGTGCCCCAGTCCAAGGACATCACTGAGGACTTCATGGAGAGGGACGAACGCTTCCCCCAGCTCCATGAGCTACTCAACTCCATGAGCTACTCAACTCCTACGCTTTCGCCGGCAACACGTTCACGGACACCGCTGAGACACCAGGCCCTGCCCTGCAGGCGTACGTACGTCAGGCGCTCCGCGCGCCCGGGCTGCTCGACGAGGTGATCGGCGAAATCGACGACCTGCTGCAGGTCGGCCTGTTCAGCGATGAGATCGCCGACGACGTGGACATCCTTCCGCACGTCGAACCGCTGGAAGGCCGCACGGTCGAGCAGTGTCTCGGGATCGCCCGGACCCATCTGGAACGCATCCGCAACGGCGGCACCTACCAGCGCTCCGACGTCCCCCAGACCGACTGGGAGTGGCGCAGGCAGTTCCCCGAGCTCGGACACCTGCTGGCTGGATACTTCCACCAAGACTTCTCCAGGTTCTACGCCTCACACAGAGAGGCCCTCGACGACTACTTCACCGGAAACCCTCCGGAGATGTTCGCCGAGGCAGCCGAAGAGATTCGCTCCTTCACCGAACTCGTGACCTCTGACAGCGAACTCGATCAGGCGGCACAGATCCTGGGACTCCAGATCTACCCACCGGAGGGCGTCCCACTGCGTCGCTGGCTCCAGGACATCCAAGGCATCCTTCAGCATCACCCACGTTCGTAGCCGTACGCGGCCGTCCAGGACCGTTCGCTCAGCCCCGCCAGCGGTGCCGTCCGCATGGGATTGAACCCCTCTGAACGACCCCGGACCCTGCCCTGACCAGCACGGACAAACCCGCAAAGCGAGTTACGCGGGTTCGATTCCTGCCACGGTCTCTGACACCTTGGGGTGGGTCCAGGGAGGCGTTGCCGTCCTGATCGCGATCGCGGCCGGAGCGCTCGGCTTCTGCACGTGGCTGCGGCTCGGCCTCCCGGCGCTGCGGCGCCGGACCATGGGCGCCGAGCTGTGGGACGTCCGGACCGAAGTGCACTACCGTCTTCTCGCGCTGAGCCCTGAAGCGCCGGACCCTCGCCGCGGGTACGCCTACGTCGTCACCCGCGGGTCCACGGTCCTTTGGCGCTCCCAGACCGGGTGTTCCACCGCCGGAGGCGCGAGTCCGGCCAGGCACGGGCCGAGGACGCCTGCCGTGGCCATCAGCAAGAACAGCAGCCAGCCCAGGCCGTAGGACTGCGTGCCGACGAGAAGGGGGACGGCGGAGGCGGCCGCGAGTGCGTACAAGGCGACGATCAGAAGGCGGCGGGCAGGAGACGTACGGCAGGACATGGACCAGTACCGGGCCGCGACGGACGGGTCCGAGGGGTGCAGGACGTCCTTGCGGGCGAGGCGTTCGACATGCTTCGAGCCGGTCCTGAAAGGGAACATCCGGCCGTCGGGGGCAACGAAGACGCCGGGCACCTCGTCGGCGTTGTCCATGCGCCAGCGCCGGGCGAACAGCAGCCGGCCGCCGCCCGCGCCGAAGTCCGCGGCGAGGAGGGGGATGTCGTACGAAGGCACCCCTAGCTTCAGGTCTCCGCACTCGGTCGACGCTCGCAGGGAGCGCCGGACCACTGTTCTGGTGGTGCCCGGCCGGGAGCCGACGGTGACGTGCTCCTTGCGCACCGCCGTCAGCGTGTCCACCCGCACCGCGTACACCCGGCCCGCCGCCGCATCCTCCCGCAGCAAACGACGACCACCGCGGTTCCACAGGCTGACGATCACGACGGCGGTCAGGGCGAAAGCGCCCATGAGCACGGTCCAGAACGCCTGGAAGTCGAGCGGCGGCCCCCAACTGCGCGTGTACACGGCGATGTCGGCACTGTCGTCCACCCAGCCGCCCAGCTCCAGGCGCCCGGGGGCGTAGAGGATCGACACCTTCGTGTCGCGGAACGGAAGACCGGCGACGATGCCGCGGTCCACGGACAGCATGGTGCCGTCGGGCAGCGTCGCGGCGAAGGACGCATACCAGTAATGCGGGGTGCCCTCCCCGCCCGAGACGCTCACCGCCGACTCCTCCTGCGCCCAAACCTCGGTGACGGTGGCCGTCGTCACCCGGGCGCCCGCGTCCTGGAGCGCTGCGATCGTACGGGCCTGGCGACCGTCCGGCTGCATGGCCACGAGTTGGGCCGAGAACACCGCGTACACGGCGAGTGCCGCCGCCAGGGTGCCGCCCAGGGCGGTCAACGGTGTGCGGGGTATTTTGCCCGGCACGGGAATGACGACGTCCGCTTCGGGTTTCGCCAGGGAAAGGCCGGTCAACGGTGCCCGCCAGGTCGCCACCACCCAGCCCAGCCCGCACAGGAGTGCCACGGCGAAGGCGGTCAGGATGTCCCGGCGGGGGAGGGGAGCTCCGTAGCGCAGGAGGGGCAGCAGGGCAGTCGCGGTCGCGGAGAGCAGGGCAGCAGCACCCCAACGGCGGGTCCAGGGTGTGGATCTTCGCATGCGGTCATACAACACGGATGCCACTTGTTCGTACAGAGACGCGTTCGACCTACGCCCACCTTCCGTTTGTCACCGTTCGTCACCCCGCACCTCCGTTCGTTCGTTCGTCCGGAGGCTGCCTAGAGGACCCCGCCCGCCTCGTCCTGGAAGAGGTGCGTCCAGTAGTGCCAGTCCGTGCCCGGAAGGGTTCCCGTGGGGTCGACGGCGGTCAGCGTGCGGATCATGGCGGCGGCCAACTGGTCGTAGGCGTCCGTCGTCAGTTCGTGGTTCATGTGCTCGTCGATGGTGCGCTCGTGGTGCAGGAGCCAGAGCGTGAAGGCCAGGGTGGAGACGTCGGTGTTGAGGGGGTGGAGCGCTGCCTCCGGTTCGCTGAAGGTCAGCACCGCGCCGGTTCTGCCGTCGAGCACCAGGCTGTTCTCCTCGACCAGGTGCCCCAGCCGGATCAAGTGGTCGCAGTGGGCCGGGAGTACGGCCGGCGGGTGGGCGACGCGGTCCTGCGCGAAGTACTCCCGCAGGGTCGGCAGCGGAAGGTCCGTGTCGGCGTGGAAGAGGACCGCCTCCTCCGGCAGTCCCGTCCCGCGCAGGAAGCGGCGCGTCGGCTCATGGGTGAGCGTGGCGGGGAAGTCGACCTCCTCGAAGCGGACCACTCGACCGTGACCGAACTCCTGTTCCAGGACGCGGGCGGGTACGTCCAGGGCGAGGCCGGAAGCCGTGCCGGGACCCGCGACGAGGGCGAGCGGACGGATCAGGGCCGCCGCCTTCCAGTACGGCGGAACCT contains:
- a CDS encoding WXG100 family type VII secretion target; amino-acid sequence: MGETGDGKILDIKIHDLKATAPHFHTHSTDLAKALTKLKTGLAAAGSPWGDDEQGTQFHGHYGPLVKKMENAADILAQGLQSIHDAMADMADGHIANEQLVRSMFSKIDTTPHDTRGTGR
- a CDS encoding contact-dependent growth inhibition system immunity protein, with translation MIGEIDDLLQVGLFSDEIADDVDILPHVEPLEGRTVEQCLGIARTHLERIRNGGTYQRSDVPQTDWEWRRQFPELGHLLAGYFHQDFSRFYASHREALDDYFTGNPPEMFAEAAEEIRSFTELVTSDSELDQAAQILGLQIYPPEGVPLRRWLQDIQGILQHHPRS
- a CDS encoding SUKH-4 family immunity protein; this encodes MSTMDAGSQAITLTEAELGRRVTHAPTRSLLMGAGLPARTDVLTFSPLRTRGLRTLAETADGPFHLAEELRSRLVIGELLNPVGMEHESILLDGATGEITTAFLFEPSDPRPFAPSLEMLLRFAAVTEELTGLRGRFASLAGRYGPRTAAEASRRLLALFAESADGEVPPYWKAAALIRPLALVAGPGTASGLALDVPARVLEQEFGHGRVVRFEEVDFPATLTHEPTRRFLRGTGLPEEAVLFHADTDLPLPTLREYFAQDRVAHPPAVLPAHCDHLIRLGHLVEENSLVLDGRTGAVLTFSEPEAALHPLNTDVSTLAFTLWLLHHERTIDEHMNHELTTDAYDQLAAAMIRTLTAVDPTGTLPGTDWHYWTHLFQDEAGGVL